Proteins encoded within one genomic window of Camelina sativa cultivar DH55 chromosome 19, Cs, whole genome shotgun sequence:
- the LOC104765686 gene encoding L-Ala-D/L-amino acid epimerase-like, whose amino-acid sequence MFSIVSSSSSLVNSSSTLKFQNSRRSPIPVMSAAYGFKTLMENFTVRVREAENRELNVPLISPFTIASSRLDSVSNVAIRVELGDGCVGWGEAPILPSVTAEDQITALVKAREACEFMRELPEMRLGGVLHEIGRLLPGHQFASVRGGMEMAMIDAAAKSVGVPLWKLFGGASSTITTDITIPIVTPAEASILALKYRKQGFETLKLKVGKNLKADIEVLQAIRAVHPTCSFILDANEGYQTEEAVEVLQKLHEMKVTPVLFEQPVHRDNWEGLSHVTRTAKNRFGVSVAADESCRDLTDLKKIIEGGIVDVVNIKLAKTGILEALEVIELARSSGIELMIGGMVETRLAMGFSGHLAAGIGSFRFIDLDTPLLLADDPVQGGYRASGAVYEFTDEGGHGGYLQWNDLA is encoded by the exons ATGTTTTCGATAgtatcgtcttcttcttcactcgtCAATTCAAGTTCAACCCTTAAATTCCAAAATTCGCGGAGATCTCCGATCCCTGTTATGTCGGCGGCGTATGGATTCAAAACCCTGATGGAGAATTTCACGGTAAGGGTGCGTGAAGCAGAGAATCGAGAGCTGAACGTGCCTCTGATCTCACCTTTCACGATCGCTTCCTCACGGCTTGATTCGGTCAGTAACGTTGCGATTCGTGTCGAGCTTGGAGATGGGTGTGTCGGCTGGGGAGAAGCTCCGATTTTGCCGTCGGTAACGGCGGAGGATCAGATAACGGCGTTGGTAAAAGCGCGGGAAGCTTGTGAGTTCATGAGGGAGTTACCGGAGATGAGACTTGGTGGTGTTCTTCATGAGATCGGGAGATTACTCCCTGGTCATCAATTCGCCTCT GTAAGAGGTGGGATGGAGATGGCTATGATTGATGCAGCAGCTAAGAGTGTAGGAGTGCCATTGTGGAAACTATTTGGTGGAGCTTCAAGTACTATTACCACCGACATTACA ATTCCGATAGTTACTCCGGCGGAAGCTTCGATTTTGGCTCTTAAGTATAGGAAACAAGGTTTTGAAACCTTGAAGCTCAAGGTGGGGAAGAATCTTAAGGCTGACATAGAAGTTCTCCAGGCTATACGTGCAGTCCACCCTACTTGTTCCTTCATTCTAGATGCCAATGAGGGTTATCAAACAGAGGAAGCTGTTGAAGTTCTCCAGAAGCTTCATG AAATGAAGGTTACACCGGTTCTCTTTGAACAACCCGTCCACAGAGACAATTGGGAAGGTCTCAGTCACGTGACTCGAACTGCAAAGAACAGATTTGGAGTCTCTGTTGCAGCAGATGAGAGTTGCAGAGACTTGACTGATCTCAAGAAAATCATAGAAGGTGGTATCGTAGATGTTGTTAACATCAAACTCGCCAAAACCGGAATCCTCGAGGCCCTCGAGGTAATTGAATTGGCTAGATCATCTGGAATTGAGCTTATGATAGGGGGAATGGTTGAGACCAGACTAGCAATGGGTTTCTCTGGTCACCTTGCTGCAGGCATTGGGAGTTTCAG ATTCATCGACTTAGACACTCCACTTCTACTGGCTGATGATCCTGTTCAAGGTGGCTACAGAG CGTCGGGTGCTGTCTACGAGTTTACAGATGAAGGCGGTCACGGAGGATATCTTCAGTGGAATGATCTTGCTTAG
- the LOC109130724 gene encoding non-specific lipid-transfer protein 2-like, which yields MVMMKATWVSVFALAAVLLVVLLPAAESVTCSPMQLSPCAAAITSSSPPSALCCARLKEQKPCLCGYMRNPSLRRFVSTPNARKVSNHCRLAIPRC from the coding sequence atggtgatgatgaaggcCACATGGGTTTCCGTTTTTGCCCTCGCGGCGGTCCTCTTAGTGGTCCTACTTCCCGCGGCTGAATCCGTGACATGCTCGCCAATGCAACTAAGCCCATGTGCAGCGGCGATAACGTCGTCTTCTCCACCATCGGCGTTGTGCTGTGCTAGGCTCAAAGAGCAGAAGCCATGCCTATGTGGTTACATGAGAAACCCTAGCCTCCGTCGCTTCGTAAGCACTCCCAACGCTCGTAAAGTCTCTAACCATTGCAGACTCGCCATCCCAAGGTGTTGA